Proteins encoded together in one Bradyrhizobium sp. CB82 window:
- a CDS encoding type I restriction endonuclease, giving the protein MSIHKEISFEDEICAHLSAHGWLYADGNAALYDRPRALLPADLVAWVQATQPIAWQTLSKNHGTTAEGVLLDRVRKQLDDRGTLDVLRHGVELIGLRQPIALAQFKPALAMNADILARHAANRLRVVRQVRYSSANENCIDLVLFLNGLPVATVELKTDFTQSIDDAIDQYRFDRHPRPKGQGVEPLLNFPSGALVHFAVSNSEVHMTTQLAGPATAFLPFNKGDHGAKGNPPNAAGHRTSYLWEEVWQRDSWLEIIGRYLVTRRDDKKKITSIVFPRYHQLDATRKLQAKVLDEGAGGKFLIQHSAGSGKTNSIAWSAHFLADLHDANNEKLFSTVIVISDRNVIDAQLQDALFDFQRTTGVVATIKSEGASKSGQLAEALAAGKKIIVCTIQTFPFALEEVRRLAATEGKRFAVIADEAHSSQTGEAAAKLKQVLSLEELAELGDGGEVSTEDMLAAQMAARANDKGITYVAFTATPKAKTLQLFGRPPKPDQPIGDDNLPAPFHVYSMRQAIEEGFILDVLRNYTPYRLAFRLANNGKEWDDKEVERDAALKGIMRWVRLHPYNISQKVQIVVEHFRESVAPLLEGRAKAMVVLGSRLEAVRWQLAIEKYIKSHGYKIGTLVAFSGEVIDNESGTDPFTEASKSLNPGLNGRDIRDAFKGDEFQILLVANKFQTGFDQPLLCGMYVDRRLAGIQAVQTLSRLNRAYPGKDTTYVLDFVNSSEEVLAAFKTYYETAELEGVTDPNLVYDLRAKLDASGYYDEFEVDRVVTVEMNPKAKQGDLIAALEPVVDRLLKRFKQAQEKLRAAQSKNDAKATEEANGDINALVLFKGDMSAFQRMYSFLSQIFDYGNTAIEKRFMFYRRLIPLLEFGREREGIDLSKVKLTHHSLKDQGKRQLPLEDGEAPKLPPLSEAGSGSLHEKEKARLEEIIAKVNDLFEGDLSDSDQLVYVNNVIKGKLLESQELILQSINNTKAQFDNSPTINKELMNALMDTLAAHTTMGRQAIESERVREGLKDILLGPAQLYEALREKAREQGLESG; this is encoded by the coding sequence ATGAGCATCCACAAGGAGATCAGCTTCGAGGACGAGATTTGCGCCCACCTGTCTGCGCACGGCTGGCTTTACGCGGATGGCAATGCAGCCCTTTACGATCGGCCTCGCGCTCTCCTGCCTGCTGATCTTGTCGCCTGGGTGCAAGCCACGCAGCCGATCGCCTGGCAAACGCTCTCAAAGAACCACGGCACGACCGCCGAAGGCGTCTTGCTGGATCGCGTTCGCAAGCAGCTCGATGATCGCGGCACCCTCGATGTACTGCGTCACGGCGTCGAACTGATCGGGCTCCGCCAGCCCATTGCGCTGGCACAGTTCAAGCCTGCCCTAGCGATGAACGCCGACATCCTCGCTCGCCACGCCGCCAACCGACTGCGCGTGGTGCGACAGGTGCGTTACTCCTCGGCGAATGAGAACTGCATCGATCTCGTGCTGTTCCTCAACGGGCTTCCGGTCGCGACCGTCGAACTCAAGACCGACTTCACCCAGAGCATCGACGACGCTATCGACCAGTATCGCTTCGACCGCCACCCGCGCCCCAAGGGACAGGGTGTCGAGCCGCTGCTGAATTTCCCCAGCGGGGCGCTTGTGCATTTCGCCGTCAGCAACAGCGAAGTCCACATGACGACGCAGCTTGCCGGTCCGGCGACTGCCTTTTTGCCCTTCAACAAGGGCGACCACGGAGCCAAGGGCAACCCGCCGAACGCGGCCGGTCACCGCACGAGCTACCTCTGGGAGGAGGTCTGGCAACGCGATAGCTGGCTGGAGATAATTGGCCGCTATCTCGTGACCCGCCGCGACGACAAGAAGAAGATTACCAGCATCGTCTTCCCACGTTATCACCAGCTCGACGCCACCCGGAAGCTGCAAGCCAAGGTTCTTGACGAGGGCGCGGGCGGCAAGTTCCTGATCCAGCACTCGGCAGGCTCTGGCAAGACCAACTCGATTGCCTGGTCCGCGCACTTTCTCGCCGACCTGCACGACGCCAACAACGAGAAGCTCTTTTCCACTGTCATCGTCATTTCCGACCGCAACGTGATTGACGCCCAGCTTCAGGACGCGCTGTTCGACTTCCAGCGCACCACTGGCGTGGTTGCGACCATCAAGTCCGAAGGGGCGAGCAAGAGCGGGCAGCTCGCGGAGGCGCTGGCGGCGGGCAAGAAGATCATCGTCTGCACCATCCAGACCTTTCCGTTCGCCCTGGAGGAGGTCCGCAGGCTTGCGGCTACTGAAGGCAAGCGGTTCGCGGTGATCGCCGACGAGGCGCACTCGTCGCAGACCGGCGAAGCCGCCGCAAAACTCAAGCAGGTGTTATCGCTCGAGGAACTGGCAGAACTGGGAGACGGCGGCGAGGTCAGCACTGAGGACATGCTGGCGGCACAGATGGCGGCTCGCGCGAACGACAAGGGCATCACCTACGTCGCCTTCACCGCCACCCCGAAGGCCAAGACGCTGCAATTGTTCGGGCGTCCGCCGAAACCCGATCAGCCGATTGGTGATGATAATCTGCCTGCCCCGTTTCATGTCTATTCGATGCGGCAAGCCATCGAGGAAGGCTTCATCCTCGACGTGCTGAGGAACTATACGCCTTACCGGCTGGCCTTCCGCCTCGCCAACAACGGCAAGGAATGGGACGACAAGGAGGTCGAGCGCGATGCGGCGCTGAAGGGGATCATGCGCTGGGTGCGGCTGCATCCCTATAACATTAGCCAGAAGGTGCAGATCGTCGTCGAGCATTTCCGCGAGAGTGTCGCGCCGCTGCTGGAGGGCCGTGCCAAGGCCATGGTGGTGCTTGGGAGCCGTCTTGAGGCAGTGCGCTGGCAACTCGCCATAGAGAAGTACATCAAGTCCCATGGTTACAAGATCGGGACGCTGGTCGCCTTCTCAGGCGAGGTGATTGACAATGAGTCCGGCACTGATCCTTTCACCGAAGCCAGCAAGTCGCTGAACCCCGGCCTGAATGGGCGCGACATTCGTGACGCCTTCAAAGGTGATGAATTCCAAATACTGCTAGTCGCAAACAAGTTTCAGACCGGGTTCGACCAGCCGCTGCTTTGCGGCATGTATGTGGACCGGCGTCTTGCGGGCATTCAGGCGGTGCAGACACTGTCGCGGCTCAACCGTGCCTATCCCGGCAAGGACACAACTTACGTACTGGACTTCGTCAACAGCTCGGAAGAGGTGCTGGCGGCGTTCAAGACCTATTACGAGACAGCCGAACTGGAGGGCGTCACTGATCCGAACCTCGTCTACGACCTGCGGGCCAAGCTGGATGCGTCCGGGTACTACGACGAGTTCGAAGTCGATCGCGTCGTGACTGTCGAGATGAACCCCAAGGCCAAGCAGGGTGACCTGATCGCAGCCCTTGAGCCGGTGGTGGATCGTCTCTTGAAGCGGTTCAAGCAGGCGCAGGAGAAACTGCGGGCAGCACAATCGAAGAACGACGCCAAGGCCACTGAAGAGGCTAATGGCGATATCAATGCGCTGGTCCTGTTCAAGGGCGACATGAGCGCGTTCCAGCGGATGTACAGCTTCCTGTCGCAAATCTTCGACTACGGCAATACTGCTATCGAAAAGCGGTTCATGTTCTACCGTCGGCTGATCCCGTTATTAGAGTTCGGCAGGGAGCGCGAAGGCATTGACCTCTCGAAGGTCAAGCTCACGCACCACAGCCTGAAGGATCAAGGCAAACGGCAGTTGCCGCTCGAAGATGGTGAAGCGCCCAAACTGCCGCCGCTGTCGGAGGCCGGTTCGGGCTCGCTGCACGAGAAGGAGAAGGCGCGGCTGGAAGAGATCATTGCCAAGGTCAACGATCTGTTCGAGGGTGACCTGTCAGATAGCGATCAGCTCGTGTACGTGAACAACGTCATCAAGGGGAAGCTGCTAGAGTCGCAGGAACTTATCCTTCAGTCCATTAACAATACCAAGGCCCAGTTCGATAATTCGCCAACCATCAACAAAGAACTCATGAACGCTTTGATGGATACGCTCGCTGCTCATACAACGATGGGAAGGCAAGCCATCGAGAGTGAAAGAGTGCGCGAAGGGCTTAAAGACATCTTGCTCGGGCCTGCCCAGCTCTATGAAGCATTGAGAGAAAAAGCACGCGAGCAGGGTTTGGAGAGCGGATAG
- a CDS encoding Crp/Fnr family transcriptional regulator translates to MDDPLRNKLLALLSLRDLKSVRERSSVVGYAQGDVVQKEGQEITAVHFPLSGMFSLLVVLKDGRTAETSVVGREGMIGARAGLGPPHASLVRIVAQLPVQALKISAKEFRNLVTVSAPMAKLCVKSTDVLLDQTRMTAACNSLHGVEQRFCRWLLHTADRAESDHFVLKQELLSEMLGVHRTYVTDVANRLQKRGAIAYSRGKLQILDRSLVRGLSCECYGLLKRNSS, encoded by the coding sequence GTGGACGATCCTCTTCGCAACAAGCTCTTGGCCCTTCTTTCCCTCCGGGACCTCAAGTCTGTAAGGGAGAGGTCGTCGGTCGTCGGGTATGCACAAGGTGATGTTGTTCAAAAGGAGGGGCAGGAAATCACGGCCGTTCACTTCCCGCTATCGGGCATGTTCTCGCTTTTGGTCGTGCTGAAAGATGGTCGGACGGCCGAAACCTCCGTCGTCGGGCGGGAAGGCATGATCGGAGCCCGTGCGGGCCTTGGCCCGCCGCACGCATCCCTCGTTCGCATCGTCGCCCAACTACCGGTTCAAGCCTTGAAAATTTCAGCGAAGGAGTTTCGGAACTTGGTGACGGTCAGCGCGCCTATGGCGAAGCTGTGTGTCAAGAGTACTGACGTATTGCTCGACCAAACCAGGATGACAGCTGCCTGCAATTCGCTGCATGGCGTCGAACAGCGCTTCTGTCGGTGGTTGCTCCACACGGCGGACCGCGCGGAAAGCGATCACTTCGTACTGAAACAGGAGCTACTGTCCGAGATGCTGGGCGTGCACCGCACATACGTCACGGATGTCGCAAACAGGCTGCAAAAACGAGGAGCCATCGCCTATTCGCGGGGAAAACTCCAGATCCTGGATCGCAGCCTCGTGCGAGGTTTATCGTGCGAGTGCTATGGCCTTCTCAAGCGAAATAGTTCCTAG
- a CDS encoding restriction endonuclease subunit S, with protein MDSLDGLGEVPDHWSLTSVRRLLSKIEQGWSPECDSWPASHEEWGVLKAGCANGGVFRDEENKALPSSLEPLTQYEVRAGDVLMSRANGSPENVGATAFVERTRPHLLLSDKIFRLYPTNEVLPQYLAILLGSGPLRLQIERSISGADGLANNLPQSALKAFRCVIPPLDEQVSILKFVKGETAKIDALVEEQQRLIELLKEKRQVVISYAVTKGLDANAPMKQSGVEWLGEVPQHWEVLRTKAVYRERDERSTDGNEELLTVSHLTGVTPRSEKTVNMFEAETTEGYKKVYKTDFVINTLWAWMGAMGSSKCDGIASPNYHVYALRGDRFSCDYMELICRIGSFVRFVGSRSNGVWSSRLRLYPEDFFDIMVPVPPISEQVAINQYVEKTTGTFRDITAKAEQAITLLQERRAALISAAVTGKIDVRGLGEVEPPIPDVVAA; from the coding sequence ATGGACTCATTGGACGGTCTCGGCGAGGTGCCGGATCATTGGAGCCTAACTTCCGTGCGCCGCCTGTTGTCGAAAATTGAACAGGGCTGGAGTCCGGAGTGCGATAGTTGGCCCGCATCACACGAGGAATGGGGAGTACTCAAGGCAGGCTGCGCCAACGGGGGCGTGTTCCGCGACGAAGAGAATAAGGCTCTCCCATCAAGCTTAGAGCCCCTGACGCAGTACGAAGTGCGAGCTGGGGACGTATTGATGTCTCGGGCCAACGGTTCGCCGGAGAATGTGGGAGCAACGGCGTTCGTTGAGCGGACCCGACCACACCTGCTGCTGTCGGACAAGATTTTTCGGCTCTATCCAACCAATGAAGTGCTCCCCCAGTACCTCGCAATTCTGCTGGGCTCCGGCCCCCTCAGACTCCAGATTGAACGATCTATCAGCGGCGCAGACGGCTTGGCCAACAACCTACCCCAGTCAGCACTCAAAGCATTCCGTTGTGTGATCCCACCATTGGATGAGCAGGTCTCGATCCTAAAGTTCGTCAAGGGCGAGACCGCCAAGATCGACGCGCTGGTAGAAGAGCAGCAACGGCTGATCGAGCTGCTCAAGGAGAAGCGGCAGGTCGTCATTTCCTACGCCGTCACTAAGGGACTCGACGCGAATGCCCCGATGAAGCAGTCCGGCGTCGAGTGGCTCGGCGAAGTTCCTCAACACTGGGAGGTCCTTCGCACCAAGGCGGTCTATCGGGAGCGTGACGAGCGATCCACCGACGGCAATGAAGAACTCCTTACTGTGTCCCATCTGACGGGAGTGACACCTCGAAGTGAGAAGACCGTCAATATGTTCGAGGCCGAAACGACCGAGGGATACAAGAAGGTCTACAAGACCGATTTCGTGATCAATACGCTTTGGGCATGGATGGGCGCGATGGGCTCTAGCAAATGCGATGGGATCGCAAGCCCTAACTATCACGTCTACGCATTGAGAGGCGATCGATTCAGTTGTGACTACATGGAGTTGATTTGCCGGATAGGCTCGTTCGTGAGGTTTGTTGGCTCTCGATCCAACGGCGTCTGGAGCTCACGGTTACGCCTTTATCCGGAAGATTTTTTTGACATCATGGTGCCTGTTCCTCCCATCTCAGAACAGGTTGCGATCAACCAGTATGTCGAAAAGACAACAGGCACTTTTCGCGACATAACCGCAAAGGCGGAGCAAGCAATTACCCTCCTCCAGGAGCGCCGCGCCGCGCTGATCTCCGCCGCCGTAACTGGCAAGATCGACGTGCGCGGGCTGGGCGAGGTCGAGCCGCCAATTCCAGATGTGGTCGCCGCATGA